The sequence ataaacgcgttatattataatatataatattatattttactatttaactaTCAAACTGCGAAGAATCGTCGAATGTGTTCAGCAGCTCAATGGAGATCTCActttgtttgattttaatatttatttttttaattgtattattttttttagtttttacggtCATCCATGTGCATTTTTCCATGAATTCCGTAGAGATACGTATGAGCATATCGCGTGTCatacaaactatattattataatattagtcataatatatacttgttcaatatttttctcTATCATCATTTAAGTTAACCACCGTGAGTTACTACAAGAATcagtgtataattaataattattaattttataaataggagCAATATAATCgtcatacattttgattttattaatttgaaatatatcttTGGAATTCTTTGATGTAGTTTTAAAAAGTCAGTTCGACGCCTTTTGCTTTTCATGAATACTGTTAATGatattaggttattattatttattatacataggtattgtataatatgaatatattatatactcgtatattataaatttaaattttttcctttacagtaaaaatacaaaatgtattgtattatgttttgaattttagaGGACTTaggtatatacacattacacatctaatatttataaaattataccacGTATATTtcctgattaaataatattattattatatgcggatagcttttattttatatacttctgaagaattgaaatatttaatataatcattagagTTCCAGTATCTgacataaacacacacacacacatatatatatattatatatatcatactatttttatatgtatatttatgtgtacaatataataaacccGTGCAgcgttatacctatatatagtatataataatatactacccCTGTATAATACCGGCGGTGGTAAAACGTGATGGGGGTGACCGGTGTGGTGTTTCGCTTGTCGAAAAAGGAGGAGGCGGTGGCCCGAATATGGCTGAATGGCATGACAAGGCGGCACATGGTTATCGAACACGCGATTCGCCTTTGGAGAATAATTTACGACGCGGGACATGCCACTTAGGTTACATTAATCAGTGTAATCATGTACACACGAGCGTAGAAGGGGGTGAGGgtgaataatgtaaaaaaaaagggtAACAACACCGCCGCCGCCAGTGCGTggcaggtatataataatattaaatacgattTCGCGATATTTGCCGAATACGCGCTCGCCACTGACGCCGCCGTCAAATCATTTCCCCGACGGCTAATAAGTAGTCTTTTACGTTTTACACGGTAATAACACATTTCGGACCGTCGTcggtattgtataataatttagctgcgtaggttaggttagatataaattatatgattcatGATGTATGTgctattttatatgtatgtgtgtgtgtgtgttcagaCGTAACCGCATGATAAAATGTCGagtttaatatatactattattataatacattaataataaaattaaattcagcGTAGATACTTGGAATGTACGTCAGAAAAAAATACACGACGCGAAACAATGGCTTGTTGCGAGTAGGACgtttacattgttttttttttattttcttgccGTTACACAATGACCTTTTAGctgtttaaaattcaaaacccTGTGGCCGGTGTTTGTcgtggtatataataataataataataataataataatatataaatacatttatatgtatatatatatatacacttgcACAGACATTATACATAGCTCGCTTCGAGAAATACATTCGCTTTCATGTGTTAATTTGCATTGTGTAGTGCTGAACACTcctcggcggcggcggtggtgacaTCGATACTAATTAAGTTAGTTACTGTAACAAAAAATTAACGGGCGTGTACACAACAAGTCATTATACTagaaccttaaaaaaaaaaaaaccgttttcgACCCCTCCGTGAACccgataataaaaacaaaataaaaaaaaaccacgtgatttgtgcatatattttaatatgtatacaatatgtgtGTTAAGcgttaattaattagtttgtaAGTGTGTATGTCGTCTCGTGGATAGGTCGGTGCAATGACGATAGAAGAGGGGGGACGAACGGTCGTTGTTCGAATTTGCTCACTCTGTGCTCACAAACCACATATATAGACTGTATTTTAACTATACGATATGATAAGGAAATCTGCCATCTCTATAATCTCCAACGACTTAATGTCTTTATAgctttttgaaaaatatcgGTAAAGATAATTTtctgatttatttaaaacataactgTTAAAATTGTTGACCGTCATCAGAAGAACTAATGTGCTCATCAAATATTTAAGAgcgtattattgattaattaactCATTACTTTTATAcgatttgttaatatattaattgtaatattatttttctgtaataaGACGTTATTCTCTACATCTGATAAGTGAgggttttttaataatgtaataaatttaacttattattatactttattaataatgtatttacatacaattgACAATTACAATAATGTAGATTAATACTTTTGATAAGTTAACATtcaaatgttttacattttatattgaacaGTGTATgccttaatttatattatgattttttatgtaTCTAGATTAAAATAGGCTACATTTTATATCCGATATTCACCaccaaaaaattattgttatatatagatatatcatatatgtatattttatatttcaaatacattatattgtaaccATTTTTGCAAATTCTGATTACAAGATcatgaaacaaataatattataattatcattttttttcagaaataactagtccaaaatgtttttttttgtgttttaatcaaaaatataatattaaatctgatTATGACTACATTTCatgaattaataatcatattataagcaTGTGACTTTTATGTTTACatcaagttaaatatttaaaaaacataaattttaggtcatattatttaggacgtattatatattttgtacattaaacATATCTTATTTTCACCTCAAGAGTCCTAGAGATGTAGCTACAGTTGCgacaaattttcaaaatgtccttctgtttttaaaatttcaactaaCACACACATACCTACGATACAacgatatttacttatttaatatccaaaatatctatgtataataataataataataataatttaatatttactacgtGCCCATAGATAGTAATGCATTACTCATTACctatcttaaatattaaaataaagcgTAATAAAGCTGCAAAGTCTATATTGTATTAAGTGCACTAACTATTATAACtagaaaaagttaaaataaaccTGTGAACACGTATTTGTTCctaagatttttatatttattttattttattttttatctacttAGAAGTCAATATGATGTtacgtttgatttttttatgtataaatatgccAATTTATCTCGTATCAGCAAAAAGTgtctcattattatttttttatttcgaaaaaaaataatcgtagtaacatcatatttttttagattttgatttaaattataataattggattattatataatccgGTCTACATCTACCTCGATGTATCGTACTTaggttttattatacttataggtGTTATGTTTATCGACCGACACGTGCATATAGGTAAGCgtggcattataataattatgcaatttCAACGTCTGATAACGCAATTTTCtctgtactattattatacgtggTGAATCTTTGTCGCCGTTATATCAACGGAAAAAACTTAACTACTTACCTACTTAAAGATCATCGagtggaataataatatgtaaagatacgagaaagaaaaacaaatatgaaGACGACGCGTTGCATTTTAAATCCCGAATTATGTACAGTTTCTATAtgaggtgtttttttttatcaatgaacCATTATTTTACTGGTAAATTTGcctgaaaaatcaaaaaaaaaaataatttaaataattttggctGGCCAATTATACCTATAGTTTTCAAATATCTACTACTACATtctataggaaaaaaaatatattatataaaatttgcattattaaaaaataccaaattttttttctccatatttaccaatttttagtgttattttttgtatttattttagttgttttaagttcatattaaagtgctaaaaatttatttttttttagtattataacttCCAACCCACGATTATTagtcttaaaaatttgaatttctggCATTAGCTCATTAgtcaaaattagttaaatttaatttgtaatgattGAGTTTATacgttattgaaattaatatgaaaacgaAGATCTCTacgtattatttaatgaaaacaataattttctgcttttgtaataattataatacttttttagccacaatgcatttttaaatattatttcaaatatttcaaaagtttttaaattaataaactataatatataaaatttcgtatttaattagtcaatttattttataaattcgagTAGCTACAGTAtatcagtaataataaaatatacagtaaaaataaaattaaaaaaaaaaaaaaggaaaaataatgCCGGATGATTCAGTGCGAGACGGTCCGattcaaatattgtattgtCCCACGAAACGTTAAGCACACCAAATGCGTATTTCGTTGTTTCCGTGGTGTGTGCACGTATTGTCtttagtatgataatattaatatataaatattttttatagatggtCTGAAACAACGCGCATTGTATCGGCGATTTGAACGTAGTGAATATTATGCGctgcattattaatattattattattatattaatgtttaacgCACAGGCTGCTTTCTGAAAATACGTTATTGTCTGCCTGCACACGCCAATGAGgagaaaacattgttttttgcCAAGACTTTGAGAATAACTTTTTGATTTCTTACACACTTgcgacattaataatatatatacacacacacacacacattcttGCACTGGATATTACACAGCTGCGGTAATGGTAGGTAGGCGCACTTTGCTTGACCGTTGAAAATTATTGTCCACTACGCCAATGTTGTgttatgtgtgtgcgtgcgtgtgttaTAGTGCGAAAAACTATTGCCGTTCGACAAACAAATGATCAATTGCGGATGACTTTTTGTGTTTTTCTTCTTTCTTTCTATCCTATTATATTCTTTTCACCTCTTTTAACACGTGTTGATCgcggtgtattatatatatatggttgtGTGCGTTAAAAACTTATCGTGACTGTTTTATACGTGCACCGCGAACTTACGTGCTTTAAATTTGGCGAGTCACCGAATATGTTTTCGATAATTCAATAGATAGTATAAATATACGTGTACGCAGCAACATTTGAGAAGACAATcgaaagtaaattttaataataataataacgtataaaaatgtacgagtataataataattgtgcgtCACGTTACGACTTCAGCCCTAGTggcatttattatacttatggaGTAATATCCGAAATTCTCTTGTTTTGATCTTATATCGAGTTCTAAAATGTTTAAGGATCGCATAAAATAGTAGTTAAAATGGCAATAAAATTATCTCTAAACGACCATTTAAAAGTCAGTCTGCAAGATATTGTGCTCGTATTATcagttaactatttaatataatatgatataccgagtcactaaataatataatcgtccacttttattttttaaattatacatttatttaaattctaattttgaagttttcaaatattttcgaagaatacattttaaaatatttagattttttaccatttaacGAGTAGTCTGTGGTAACCAagatgaagtaaaaataaaataaaaatgaagtatacctttttacttttttttttttacaaaacctatagtaatatcatgttattatgGGGACTCGTTGGTTTACCTACCTCCTTTAATGAATGATGTAATTTAAATCTAGTGGTGGTTGATTTCTAAGTGTGTCTcatgattttttcaaataattaagtacctattaaaatttgtggtcaaatattttgtgtagtcttgtataattattataattaactagcAGACCCGGCGAACTCCGTTTCGCCACCAGATTCGTTTTATGTAACATTTCGTTTGGTGATtaaaagataaagaaaaaaaattttttttgttatatatttgaaaaggaaaatatttatttcatttcacaacagtaataaattcatttcaattacctactaaaatgaagtgttatttaattgtttcattgtAGTGCTCTTTGGTAAaccacattttttgttttttggtctGACGTTAACACAAACAAAGCGGATGGTTTCCCAACTCGTGAACACGCAACGTATAACTGTCCATgtgaaaaacaatgattttcCAAATTTATCCCGCAAACACTAAGCGATTGGCCTTGCGACTTATTAATTGTCATTGCGAACGCAAGGCGAACTGGGAATTGCAATCGTTTGAAGTCAAACGGAAGATCAGTCGGAATCATTGGTATTCGAggaatacatacattttcaccTGCGTACTTTCCGTTAATAATGGTTGCCTCAATTAAATTCGGCATAAGTCTCTTTACCGAAAGTCGAGTACCGTTGCAAAGTCGCGGTGGATTCAAATTACGCAGTATCAAAATAACTGTACCAACTTTCAGTTGCAAGTTATGTGGTGGAAATCCTGGTATCTCCAGAGAGTTCAAAAACTCCGTTGGATAATTTACTACATCATCGGGATTTGTTATTGAATCAACGGATTTGTATGTCACCAAATCGCCAGCAATTTTTGATTGAATGGTGAAATTCAGTGCGTGGACATCATTATTCTTTGCTGCAAGAATTGCTCGTTGACTTAACCAagcataattcttataattctcaCTAATGTTTgggaaaacattttcaataagaaCTAATTGAGTGTCTACAAATCGGCAAAAGTCGTTGGTAAGAGTAATTAATCCAGATGTCGCATCAACTGGGACTTTTCCATTTCCAAGATCTAACAATTGTTTGGAAAATTGTGCAGCACTTTGATCATTTTGAAGTTGAACTCTCATATTAGTGGTTAGCGATAATGTTTTTACGTTATTCCATAAAGGTGATGCCTTTAGGCAAGCATTCAATTCATCTGCAGGCGTTCCACGGGGAACTACTGGCAACGTCTGCCTGAAATCGCCTGCCAACAATATCATCAAGCCGCCAAAGATGTTGTTATTTCTCCGAAGATCCTTCAGTGTGAAGTTAAGTGCTTCAAGTGATTTCTTATGTGCCATTGTGCACTCATCCCAAACAATGAGCTTGCATTGCATTAACAATTTTCCAATTGCACTGGATCGGGAAATATTGCACGTTGGAGTatcaattgtgtttaaattgagTGGCAACTTAAGCGCAGAATGTGCAGTACGACCGCCATCTAGAAGAGTCGCCGCAATTCCAGATGATGCTAACGCCAAAGCTATGTCACATCTTGATCGAATAGTGGCCAAAATCAATGAAATGACAAATGTTTTCCCTGTTCCTCCAGGTGCATCCAGGAAGAATAGACCACCAGTATTATTGTCCACCGCTTGcattaatgttttgtatactTGTTTTTGCTGTTCATTCAGCAACGGAACATTATTTCTAACGAATTCCTGCAATGTATCAACATTGTATTGCAGCTCTCGATTTAATTCTTGGTTGAATGCATCGTGCATCGATCGATTTGGCGCAATCATTCCTACTTCAATCAGTAGCTTGTTTGCAATAGTCAAGCATTGATCCTCAATCAGAATCAATCCTTCATTGTAGATTTCATCGGTTATTTGGATGTCAGGATTATTCGTTTGAATACGCAAGCGATGCAAGATATCTTCACATATGGCGTCTTTGTATTTGTTCCATAACTGAATTGGTTGTGAAGGAAAACATGTGGTGATGATAATTGCGAACAGCGTTCGTATTTGGTACGCATTTGATGAAACAACTGAATCTGCAAGTGTTAAATCCCAATGAGAATCGTTCTCCAGCAAACCCAATAGTTGACATGCTTCTCGATATGTTTGGCATTGGTGGCCATTCACAGTTTTCAAATGCGCAAATGATTTCGGTCCACGTACATTTACTAACAGCAGtcgcaaataaaaacattcatcgTTTCTAGGATGAACAGTGTACATACGACCTAGTGCATCAGTTGAAAACACCTGTGGCCAGTCTGGAACTGGGGTTCCTTGTTTGCGACGTTGGAATTTCTTTGTTGATTGATTCCAAGTGTAATACTTGGGCATTTCAACGTACATCAGCGTCGCTGCGAATGGATCTGCTTCACACATTGCAAAGAAGCTAGTCAATGTTGTCGATGGTGGTCTCTCAGCTCTGTTTTCAGTGGCTGTGGTGGTGTAAGTAATGGATCCAGTTTGACTTTTCCACTTGCGCAGCACAATCCAACCGTTTCTCTTTTGAACTTTACCGCATT is a genomic window of Rhopalosiphum padi isolate XX-2018 chromosome 4, ASM2088224v1, whole genome shotgun sequence containing:
- the LOC132929857 gene encoding ATP-dependent DNA helicase pif1-like, with translation MCEADPFAATLMYVEMPKYYTWNQSTKKFQRRKQGTPVPDWPQVFSTDALGRMYTVHPRNDECFYLRLLLVNVRGPKSFAHLKTVNGHQCQTYREACQLLGLLENDSHWDLTLADSVVSSNAYQIRTLFAIIITTCFPSQPIQLWNKYKDAICEDILHRLRIQTNNPDIQITDEIYNEGLILIEDQCLTIANKLLIEVGMIAPNRSMHDAFNQELNRELQYNVDTLQEFVRNNVPLLNEQQKQVYKTLMQAVDNNTGGLFFLDAPGGTGKTFVISLILATIRSRCDIALALASSGIAATLLDGGRTAHSALKLPLNLNTIDTPTCNISRSSAIGKLLMQCKLIVWDECTMAHKKSLEALNFTLKDLRRNNNIFGGLMILLAGDFRQTLPVVPRGTPADELNACLKASPLWNNVKTLSLTTNMRVQLQNDQSAAQFSKQLLDLGNGKVPVDATSGLITLTNDFCRFVDTQLVLIENVFPNISENYKNYAWLSQRAILAAKNNDVHALNFTIQSKIAGDLVTYKSVDSITNPDDVVNYPTEFLNSLEIPGFPPHNLQLKVGTVILILRNLNPPRLCNGTRLSVKRLMPNLIEATIINGKYAGENVCIPRIPMIPTDLPFDFKRLQFPVRLAFAMTINKSQGQSLSVCGINLENHCFSHGQLYVACSRVGKPSALFVLTSDQKTKNVVYQRALQ